In Mangrovivirga cuniculi, the following proteins share a genomic window:
- a CDS encoding glycoside hydrolase family 26 protein encodes MRRILFFLAGLLSSCLLHAQSSTLSLTDEEATKKTKNLYLFLGSLKNDQIMFGHQDDFLYGIDWKYNHGSDVELVSGNRPAVIGWDIGKLGQEVNIDSFRFEKILKGIKYVYKKGGINTISWHMDNPSTGGSSWNKESGISEILPGGSGHKAYLDKLDQFAKFIKKCRVGLFTRIPIVFRPFHEHNGDWFWWGKSTNKEEDYISLWRFTVDYLRNEKNLHNLIYVFSPDRSRMNLTMESYHYGYPGDEYVDIIGLDNYWDLGHPVNDKSPDEQFSDFQKSLKLITQIAKKKNKVAALSETGNDTVKPLNWYTERLLEPLKGNDINIAWVLVWRNAHMKHFYVPYKGHHNEKDFIAFEQDESTMFLSDIRNPYKKNK; translated from the coding sequence ATGAGAAGAATATTATTTTTCCTTGCCGGACTTTTATCGAGTTGTCTTTTGCATGCTCAATCATCGACCCTTTCACTTACAGATGAGGAGGCCACCAAAAAAACTAAAAACCTATACCTGTTTCTTGGGTCGTTAAAGAATGATCAAATTATGTTCGGGCATCAGGATGATTTTTTATACGGTATTGACTGGAAATATAATCATGGGTCTGATGTCGAATTAGTTTCCGGAAATCGCCCGGCTGTAATAGGATGGGATATAGGCAAGCTTGGCCAGGAAGTTAATATTGATAGTTTTCGGTTTGAAAAAATTCTCAAAGGAATAAAGTATGTTTATAAAAAGGGAGGGATAAATACAATCTCCTGGCATATGGATAATCCATCAACAGGAGGGTCTTCATGGAATAAAGAATCGGGGATAAGTGAGATTCTACCTGGAGGATCCGGTCATAAGGCTTATCTGGATAAGCTGGATCAATTTGCAAAATTCATCAAGAAATGCAGAGTCGGATTATTTACCAGGATTCCGATTGTTTTCAGGCCTTTTCATGAACATAACGGAGATTGGTTTTGGTGGGGTAAATCAACTAATAAAGAGGAAGATTATATCTCTCTGTGGAGATTTACTGTCGATTACCTGAGGAACGAGAAGAATCTGCATAATTTAATTTATGTCTTCAGTCCGGATAGAAGCCGGATGAATCTGACGATGGAAAGCTACCATTATGGATATCCCGGAGATGAATACGTCGACATCATAGGTCTGGATAATTATTGGGACCTGGGGCACCCTGTAAATGATAAATCACCTGATGAACAATTTTCAGATTTTCAAAAAAGCCTTAAGCTCATTACCCAAATAGCCAAAAAGAAGAATAAGGTTGCTGCTTTGAGTGAAACTGGTAATGATACTGTGAAACCACTAAACTGGTATACAGAAAGATTACTAGAACCTTTAAAAGGCAATGATATAAATATAGCCTGGGTGCTTGTTTGGAGAAATGCTCATATGAAACATTTCTATGTTCCTTATAAAGGTCATCATAATGAAAAAGATTTTATTGCCTTTGAGCAAGACGAGAGTACAATGTTTCTCAGTGATATCAGAAATCCCTATAAGAAAAATAAATGA
- a CDS encoding RagB/SusD family nutrient uptake outer membrane protein, translated as MKALYSFLILLLLITSCDDYLVEEPTTEITESDFFTSEENAIRAVNAVYDPLGWGESSILGSGGHSYEFIIGDICTDDSEKGSTNGDQAGITFLKNFTSGAGSSNLSVLWSKHYIAIARANFVIKNLENSPLDEAVVRELEAEVKFVRAYSYFLLVRIFGPVPLFDRPVTPEQINAKDFTNTPINEIYLQIEDDLNFAIENLPVKGVREIGRANKGAAAAYLARAIMYQLGTDNTNQHTWQEVLELTDDFIDGQYGSYSLVSNYAELFDPMGENNEESIFEIQAIDNDIDPFNEGPYVGSQWSIFQHPQFMGGWGFNTPTEDLANSFESNDPRRHNTALAIGEHAYGVEMIESIRNQTGYYPKKALLPPDIWGSGGDGKRKGSEYNVRKFRYADILLMNAEAAYYTGNTSQSILRLTEIRNRASQSTFPRGFDVNDPEGFTLTGFSPLDNSIIPSSGQELLDFIYLERRREFGMEQLRFWDLVRTGRYVATMEMKYGTSSSVILDHSFVSGGERTAGLTIVNPIPVFPIPAFEVADWGILQNPGYN; from the coding sequence ATGAAAGCATTATATTCATTCTTAATACTTCTGTTATTGATAACTTCTTGTGATGATTATCTTGTTGAAGAGCCAACAACAGAAATAACAGAATCAGATTTTTTTACTTCTGAAGAGAATGCAATCAGAGCTGTGAATGCAGTATATGATCCATTAGGTTGGGGAGAATCCTCAATTCTTGGCTCGGGAGGTCATTCATATGAATTTATAATAGGAGATATATGTACTGATGATTCCGAGAAAGGGTCTACTAATGGCGATCAGGCAGGGATTACTTTTCTAAAAAACTTCACCTCAGGAGCAGGATCAAGTAATTTGTCGGTCCTATGGAGCAAGCATTATATAGCAATAGCGAGAGCTAATTTTGTCATCAAAAATCTTGAAAATTCACCGCTTGATGAGGCAGTTGTCAGGGAGCTTGAAGCCGAAGTGAAATTTGTCAGAGCATATAGTTATTTTTTGCTGGTCAGAATCTTTGGTCCTGTTCCGTTATTTGACAGGCCAGTAACTCCGGAGCAGATCAATGCGAAAGACTTTACTAACACTCCGATAAATGAAATTTATCTTCAAATTGAAGATGACCTGAATTTTGCCATAGAAAATCTCCCGGTAAAAGGAGTAAGAGAGATTGGTAGAGCTAATAAAGGAGCAGCAGCTGCTTATTTAGCCAGAGCAATCATGTATCAACTGGGTACAGATAATACCAATCAGCATACATGGCAAGAAGTTCTGGAGTTAACTGACGATTTTATTGATGGTCAATATGGAAGTTATTCATTGGTTTCCAATTATGCTGAATTGTTTGATCCAATGGGTGAAAACAATGAAGAATCTATCTTTGAAATTCAAGCCATTGATAATGATATTGATCCATTTAATGAAGGACCTTATGTTGGTTCCCAATGGTCTATTTTCCAGCATCCTCAATTTATGGGTGGCTGGGGATTTAATACTCCGACTGAAGATTTAGCTAACTCTTTTGAATCTAATGATCCCCGAAGACATAATACAGCATTGGCAATTGGAGAACATGCCTACGGAGTTGAAATGATTGAAAGCATAAGGAATCAAACAGGATACTATCCAAAGAAGGCCCTTTTACCACCTGATATCTGGGGATCTGGAGGAGATGGTAAGAGAAAAGGTTCAGAATACAATGTTCGAAAATTCAGATATGCTGATATCCTTTTAATGAATGCTGAGGCAGCTTATTATACTGGTAATACTTCTCAATCTATTCTCAGACTTACTGAAATAAGAAATCGGGCAAGCCAAAGTACTTTTCCTCGCGGATTTGATGTAAATGATCCGGAAGGATTTACCCTAACCGGTTTTTCACCACTTGATAATTCTATTATCCCATCATCAGGACAAGAACTACTTGATTTTATCTACCTGGAAAGGAGAAGAGAATTTGGTATGGAACAACTACGGTTTTGGGATCTGGTTAGAACCGGACGTTACGTAGCCACCATGGAAATGAAGTATGGCACTTCCAGTTCAGTAATTCTGGATCACTCATTTGTTTCCGGAGGAGAAAGAACAGCAGGCTTGACAATTGTAAATCCTATTCCGGTTTTTCCCATTCCGGCTTTCGAGGTAGCGGATTGGGGTATACTTCAAAATCCCGGATATAATTAA